TCCGCACGAATAAGCCGCTGGGCGATGCCGAACCAATCGAGGATCTCGGCGCCACCTGCGTGCCGGATACGCGCATCACTCCTCCGGGCGAGGGCTCGCTTGACGACGGCACGGAGAACACTCCCTCCGCTGCCGACGGTGACGCTGCTTCGCCGGAGGCCGGCACTCCGGAGGTTCCGCAGGACCAGCGCGTTGTGCCATCCCCCACGGCTGACAGCGACTCCGACTGTCGCAGCGAAGACAATGCCGCAGCCACGCCGACGGCCAAGGCCGACTCGCCGAAGTTCAACGAGGTCGAGCACGCGGCCAAGATGGGTGCCCGGGAAATCCCGGCGCAGGCTGAGCACCGCGCTGAGGTAGAGCGCACCGGCGGTTCGGAAGCTACACGGGTGGATTCCGCTGCTTCGGGCGTTTCGGCTGCCTCACCAACGCAGCCAACGCAGCCAGCACAGCCTTCTCCAGCGACCATGCCCGGCGCGACAGTCAACACTGGCAGTGGGGCTGGTAACGACACTGTGAACAACACCGGAGCCGAGCATGCAGGCGCGTCTGCCTCCGATTCCGCGTCGTCGACTGCAACCGGCAGTGGGGAGTCGGCGACGGAGTCGTCGACAAGCGAAGACGGTGCCAACACGAGTACGCCGAAACCAAGCCCGCGGCCGAATCCTTCGATGATGGCGCCAAGGAGGAAGCTGCGTAGTCGATACGTGCCCCTGCCGAACGAGGTGTGGGCATCCGCGGGTTTTCAGACGCCGTTCGATGTGGGACAGCAGTACGCGAACTGGTGGTACGAGAATATTGCAAACGAGCAGGCGCGCGATAGTGCCCACTTGCTCTCTGGTGGTGGGCTGCCACCGGACATTGATCGTCCGCTGCTGCAGTTTGCGTGCGAAACCCTGCACGAATACACGCTGACGGAGACGCAGCGCGTCAATCTGCGCGATGGTTTCCACGCCGGTATCCGCGGAGTGCTGCTCGCGCGGAAGAACGGCGAATTGGAGTAATAGCGCGCCTCACGGATTCGGCAGTTTCGGTGGCTTCAGCACTGCTGGCGCTACTGTCGCTGCTGGCGCTACTGTCGCTGCTGGCGCTGCTGGTGCGAGAAAGTGTCGGGGTTTATGTCAGTTTAGGGTGGTTTTTCCCGCTCAAACTGACATAAACCCCGACACTTTCTTGTTGACGATTGTTGGCAACTGGTGAACGCTACTTCGCTTCGTCTGCGTCCGTTGTGGTGTCCTCAACGGCCTCAACGGACTCGGCGGACTCGGCGGCCTCCAGCTCGCCGGCGTTATCCTTCGCGGCAGAACCGGATTCGAGAGCAGCGTTTTCATTATTCATCTGGGCACGAATTTCGGCCAGACGCATGTCAGCAGCGGCATCGCGAGTCGAAGTCTCGATCTCAGCCATACGACCTGCCTGTGAGGATTCCGCGAGCTCCTGAGCGCCCAACGCATTGGCGTAGCGGCCTTCAATCTTCTCACGGACCGAATCCAAAGTCGGCACATTCGGATCCTCGGAAATACCCTGCATGCTCTGGAGAGTCTTCGACGCGGTCTCTTGCATCTTGGCCTGATCGGCCTGCGACTCCAGCTTGCGGATATCCTGCTTAATCTGCTCGTAGCGAGCCTGCGACTGCTGCGCCTGACGCTGTGCCTCCTCAGCAGCAGATACGGCCTGCTGGTGGAGCTGCGTAGTATTTTCCAGCTCCTTTTCAACATTCACCAGCTGGGTGGCAAACACCTCAGCAGTGCTTTCCATCTTCTGTGCAGTGGCCTCATCGCCCTTGGCACGAGCTTGATCCGCATTGGCGAGTGCCTGCCGGGTGTTCTCGGTAATCTTGTCACGCTCAGAGGTCAACCGCCCCAGCTGCATTTCCAGCTGATTGCGGTTGCCGATGATAGCCGCAGCCTGACGCTGAATCTCCTGATGGCGCTGACGCTCGGCCTCAGCTGCCTGTGCAATCTGAACCTTAGGATCCGCATTGTCCTCGATCTTCTTATCGAACGAAGACATCATGTACTTCCAGCCCTTGGCAAATGGATTAGCCATGCAAATCCAACCTTCCTCAACATATGCGGAATAACTAATCGGAACCGAGAAGATTCCATCTCTTAAAAAATTGTACGTGAGCTAGCTCGCTCTCTCTCGGCAAACGGAAAGAGCTGGTTACCGACAAGCAAGACTCCCCCAGAGTTGTAAACTCTCTAAACATGGTTCATTGCCCTCAACGCACGTACCGCGGACTGGCCGCGAGTCTCGCCGCGGTAATTACTCTGTCAGCAACTGCGCCGCTGGCTAACGCGACAGTCACCGCAACTGCTGACTCCACCGATACCGGTGCATTTTCGCAGGTAGTCGTAGCAGCTCCATCGTCAACGGAGCCGGCTAAGCCCTCCGACGCAAAAACCAAGAAGACCACCGAAAAGCCAACTGAAAAGGCTCCCGAGAAGAGCACAGGGCGAACCGCAGAGAAGTCGGCGGAACAGTCGGCTGAGAAGTCGACCGAGAAAACCTCTTCACCGACATCGGAAACGTCCTCGACGGAGCCGTCGGAAAGCACTGTGAAAAGTGAGCCGAAGGAGTTTCCCCCACTTGTGCCAGGGGCGAAGACCCAGTGGGGCCTTGGCGTGCAAACTCGTCTCGACGAAGTGACTGAGAAGTTCGACGCTAAGGGCGGCATGCTCGGCATGGGCATTCTGGATCGCCAGACCGGTGAGTTCATCTGCAACTCACACTGTGATGATGTTTTTCGCCTCGCCAGCCTGATGAAGGTATTCGTCGCCGACGTTGTGGCCTATTCCAACTACACGCAGCCGAAGAAGGGCGAGATTGTCGCTGGCCAGGGTGATATGCCGGTTGAGGGCAACCCCGACGCCATGCTGCGCGACGACATGATTCGATACTCCAACAACGAAGCAACTGACGAGCTGTGGGATTCCTACGGCGGTGTACGCATCGTTGACAATGTCCGACAGCGCTACGGCCTCTCGGATAAGACTGTCGGCTCACCTATGTGGGGAGCCACCACCAGTACGCCAGCCGACATGGTTGCCTACTTTGACCGGATGCTGAGCGAAGAAGGCGGGCTGAGCGACACGGAGACCAAATACATGCGTCAGCTGATGTACTCACTGCCGCGCTACTCCTACGGCGATGCAGACCAGAACTTCGGTCTGCGTGCAGCGCTACCGAAGGAAACGATTGCCAACAAGTCCGGTTGGTACGAAGAGCAGCACACCACTGCCGGATTCCTTGGCGACGATGACCGTTACGCTATCGCGGTTCTGGGCAAAAACCTGACCGCCAACGAACTCACCGAAGCTGTCAAGCACGTGTTCCCAGACGGGCAGGTTCTGCCAACAGGTGAGAAGGAGACAAAGCACGCCCGCACCAGCGCACCACTGTCGATTGAGGAGGACTCAAACAAAGTCGCTCCAGCCCTGTGGGCGCTAGTAGCAGCACTCGCTGGCTTTGGTATTGGCTGGCTCATTCGTGGCCAGCGCGCGGACTAGATACAAAAAGCCCCCGCGCGCTTGAGGGCTAGTTCAGGCGCGGGGGCTTACGCGGAAGTGCTCCAAGTCGGAAAACGCACAGTATGCGGGCTGAACCGCAGAGTTTACTCGGTAGCGCTATCCTGTGCGGC
The sequence above is drawn from the Corynebacterium jeikeium genome and encodes:
- a CDS encoding NYN domain-containing protein; this encodes MLERTLVFVDTSYLLASFYNSWETGARGQLEIDLREVVSVLDRMINQQLNQPVQRQLWYDGIPESGPHRYQRSLRTIDGVQLRAGQLIEWGDRRTQKAVDTRLVADMVVAGLRNQVSDIVLVSGDADMLPGVAEASAAGVRVHLYGFGWDSMSGALRHACDSTTILDPREDFADAMQLNVLEGPIPPVVRTNKPLGDAEPIEDLGATCVPDTRITPPGEGSLDDGTENTPSAADGDAASPEAGTPEVPQDQRVVPSPTADSDSDCRSEDNAAATPTAKADSPKFNEVEHAAKMGAREIPAQAEHRAEVERTGGSEATRVDSAASGVSAASPTQPTQPAQPSPATMPGATVNTGSGAGNDTVNNTGAEHAGASASDSASSTATGSGESATESSTSEDGANTSTPKPSPRPNPSMMAPRRKLRSRYVPLPNEVWASAGFQTPFDVGQQYANWWYENIANEQARDSAHLLSGGGLPPDIDRPLLQFACETLHEYTLTETQRVNLRDGFHAGIRGVLLARKNGELE
- a CDS encoding PspA/IM30 family protein; the encoded protein is MANPFAKGWKYMMSSFDKKIEDNADPKVQIAQAAEAERQRHQEIQRQAAAIIGNRNQLEMQLGRLTSERDKITENTRQALANADQARAKGDEATAQKMESTAEVFATQLVNVEKELENTTQLHQQAVSAAEEAQRQAQQSQARYEQIKQDIRKLESQADQAKMQETASKTLQSMQGISEDPNVPTLDSVREKIEGRYANALGAQELAESSQAGRMAEIETSTRDAAADMRLAEIRAQMNNENAALESGSAAKDNAGELEAAESAESVEAVEDTTTDADEAK
- a CDS encoding serine hydrolase, with amino-acid sequence MVHCPQRTYRGLAASLAAVITLSATAPLANATVTATADSTDTGAFSQVVVAAPSSTEPAKPSDAKTKKTTEKPTEKAPEKSTGRTAEKSAEQSAEKSTEKTSSPTSETSSTEPSESTVKSEPKEFPPLVPGAKTQWGLGVQTRLDEVTEKFDAKGGMLGMGILDRQTGEFICNSHCDDVFRLASLMKVFVADVVAYSNYTQPKKGEIVAGQGDMPVEGNPDAMLRDDMIRYSNNEATDELWDSYGGVRIVDNVRQRYGLSDKTVGSPMWGATTSTPADMVAYFDRMLSEEGGLSDTETKYMRQLMYSLPRYSYGDADQNFGLRAALPKETIANKSGWYEEQHTTAGFLGDDDRYAIAVLGKNLTANELTEAVKHVFPDGQVLPTGEKETKHARTSAPLSIEEDSNKVAPALWALVAALAGFGIGWLIRGQRAD